The region CGGCGTGCTGTTTCAGCAGGCCGGCGAAACGGATCATGGTGGCTTTGCGTTTGGTCGGCGCCAGGCGCGACCACGCGCCGGAATTGAAGGTGGCGCGGGCGTTTTCCACAGCGCGCTGGGCATCGGCGGCGTCACAGCTGGCGATCTTGCCCAGCAGACGGCCATCGACCGGGCTGATGCACTCGAAGGTCTCACTGGAGACGGCATCGGTGTATTCGCCATTGATATAGGCGCGGCCTTCGATCTTCAGATCGCGAGCCCGTTGTTCCCAGTCGGCACGAGTCAGGGTGGTCATACGAGTGTCCTCCTCTTGTTGAATACGAGTGCCCCGCGTTCTTCGCGGGTGCTGTCAGGAATTCTGCCCGGCCAGCCTGCTATCGGCCCAAGGCACCTGCCACCCTAAACCAGTGGCCGGGGTTGTATCAATATATTTGACACAAGGTCGGCAAACGGCCTTGCAGTGTTCATTTTAATAAACATAGACTTTGGGTCTTTTCAGCCATCGCGCCGCAATCACGGGGAATTACAACAATGAATATCCAGGATGTCGTCGACTTCAGCCAAGCCACCACGCAGCCTGATCGCTATCGGCCAGACCCGGCAAAAGTCCTCAAGGGCGACCCAGAGCAAGCGGTGTACAACCACTACAACAGCCCGTGCGGCCAGATGAGCGCCGGCGTGTGGGAAGGCGAAATTGGCCAGTGGCTGGTGAATTACACCGAGCATGAATACTGCGAGATTGTTCAGGGCGTGTCGGTGCTGCGCGATAACGATGGCAACAGCAAAACGCTACGGGCGGGTGATCGCTTTGTCATTCCGGCGGGCTTCCGGGGTACGTGGGAAGTGCTGGAGGCGTGCCGCAAGATTTATGTGGTGTTTGAACAGAAGGCCTAAAGATTTTTGTTGTCTGGGCCGGCCTCTTCGCGGGCAAGTCGAATCGTCGCACCGCTCGCTCCTACAGGTCATACGCGATCCCCTGTAGGAGCGAGGCTTGCCCGCGAAGGCATCCTGACAGGCAACGCATAACCCACAGGCAACAAAAAAGGCCCGTATCTCGCGATACGGGCCTTTTTCATAAGTCGGAAAAATCAATTACTTGATTTTGCCTTCCTTGTAGATCACGTGCTTACGAACAACCGGATCAAATTTCTTGATCTCGATTTTGTCCGGAGTAGTACGCTTGTTTTTGTCGGTAGTGTAGAAGTGACCAGTACCGGCGCTCGAAATCAAACGAATCAATTCACGCATGATTAGCTCCCTTAGATCTTGCCGGCTTTGCGGATTTCGGCCAGCACGACAGTGATGCCACGCTTGTCGATAATACGCATGCCTTTGGCAGATACGCGCAGACGCACGAAACGTTTCTCTTCTTCAACCCAGAAGCGGTGATGCTGCAGGTTCGGCAGGAAACGACGACGGGTTTTGTTGTTTGCGTGGGAAATGTTATTCCCAGTCACCGGACCCTTACCGGTAACTTGACATACTCTCGACATGCCTCAGCCCTCTAAAACCACATGCCCAACCCGGCATGGGTTGGCCGCTTAATCTCTCAGTCATTTGGCGCCAGGCGCCGCGTTTCTTTAGAGGTCTTACCGGCTACACCTACAGTGAAGGAACCGGGCCCCTAGAAAAGAGCGCTGCTTTATACCAGAAAGACCTCAGAGCAACAACATTCAGTGTGCGATGAATTCACAAAAAGCCCATTTTCCTGGCCACGAGCGCCTTGGACAAAGGCTATCGTCGATGGTGACCGCTCGTCGCAGAGCATCGGCCAACACGCCAATTCGAAGGTTTCCTCATCCACCGCACAACCAAAACTGGCGCCTATAGTCCCCCCAAAATGAAAAAGGGGATAGTCATTTGCAAAAGAGCCCACTAGGGTAGGCCTTTTCCAGACTGCACTTGCAGATGGGCCTTCGATCTGTAAAGGAATCCGACCATGCGCCTCGCTGCACTCCCCCTCTTGCTTGCCCCCTGCTGCTGAGCCCGCTGGCCCACGCCGCCGCCCTCACCGTCTGCACCGAGGCCAGCCCCGAAGGGTTCGACGTGGTGCAATACAACTCGCTGACTACCACCAATGCCTCGGCCGATGTGCTGATGAACACTTTGGTGAACTTCGATACAGCCAGCGGCAAAGTGGTCGCCAGCCTAGCGGATAGCTGGGAAGTCACGCCCGACGGCCTGAGCTACGTCTTCAAATTGCATCCACAAGTAAAATTCCACAAAACCGAGTACTTCAGCCCGACTCGCGACTTGAGCGCCGAAGACGTGAAGTTCAGCTTCGACCGCCAGCTCGACCCGGCCAACCCGTGGCACAAAGTCGCCCAAAGTGGCTTCCCGCACGCGCAGTCGATGCAACTGCCGGCGCTGATCAAAAAGATCGACGCCCTCGATCCGCTGACCGTGCGCTTCACCCTCGATCATCCGGACTCGACCTTCCTTGCGACCCTGACCATGGGCTTCGCGTCGATCTATTCGGCCGAATACGCCGACCAGTTGATGAAGGCCGGCACCCCGGAGCAGCTCAACAGCCAGCCGATCGGCAGTGGCCCGTTCATCTTTACGCGCTTCCAGAAAGACGTGGCGATTCGCTACAAGGCCAACCGCGACTACTTCGGCGGCAAGCCGTCGGTGGACCCGTTGATCTTCGCGATTACCCCGGACGCCAACGTGCGCTTGCAGAAATTGCGCCGCAACGAGTGCCAGATCGCCCTGTCGCCCAAGCCTCTGGATGTGGTGGCCGCGCGGCAAGAACCAGCGCTGAAAGTGGAAAAGACTGACGCCTTCATGACCGCATTCGTCGGCATCAACAGTCAGCATCCACCGCTGGACAAGCCCGAAGTCCGCCAGGCGATCAACCTCGCCTTCGACAAGGCCAACTACATCAAGGCCGTGTTCGAAGACACCGCCGAAGCGGCGAACGGTCCTTACCCGCCTAACACCTGGAGCTACGCCAAAGGCTTGCCGGGTTATCCGCACGACGTGGCAAAGGCCAAGGCATTGATGGCCAAGGCCGGGCTCAAGGACGGTTTCCAGACCACCATCTGGACCCGCCCTTCCGGCAGTTTGCTGAACCCCAACCCGAGCCTCGGCCCGCAACTGCTGCAATCCGACTTGGCGGAAATCGGCATTCAAGCTGAAATCCGGGTGATCGAATGGGGCGAACTGATCCGTCGCGCCAAGGCCGGCGAGCATGACCTGCTGTTCATGGGCTGGGCCGGCGACAACGGCGACCCGGACAACTTCCTCACGCCGCAGTTTTCCTGCGCCGCGGTCAAATCCGGGACTAACTTCGCCCGTTACTGCAACCAGGACCTGGACAAGCTGATCAGCGCTGGCAAGACCACCAGCGAGCAAGGTGTGCGCACCAAGCTCTACGAACAGGCCCAGGCGCAGATTCAGCAGCAGGCGCTGTGGCTGCCTTTGGCGCACCCGACTGCTTTCGCGTTGACGCGCAAAGATGTGCAGGGTTACTCGGCAAGCCCGTTTGGCCGGCAGGACTATTCGAAGGTCAGCATCAAGTAGAAACCATGGGAGCGGCTTTTGTGGCGAGGGAGCTTGCTCCCGCTTGAGTGCGCAGCGCTCACAAGATCTTTGGGGCCGCTACGCAGCCCAGCGGGAGCAAGCTCCCTCGCCACAAAAGCTCGCTCCCAGCGCCTTACACCCCGCTACATCCAGCCGTACTCGGCCATGGACAGCGGATCACCATCCCCAATGATGAAATGGTCGAGCACTCGCACATCAATCAGCTCCAACGCCTCTTGCAGGCGCTTGGTCAGCATTCGGTCGGCCTGACTGGGGTCGGTGTTGCCCGATGGGTGGTTGTGGCACAGGATCAGCGCTGCGGCGTTGTGAGCCAGGGCGCGCTTGACCACCTGCCGCGGATAAACACTGGTGCTGTCGATGGAGCCACGAAACAGCGCTTCAAACGCCAGTACCCGGTGCTTGGAATCCAGAAACAGACAACCGAACACCTCGTGGGGCTCATGGCGCAGCATGGCCTTGAGGTAGTCGCGTACCGCCAAAGGACTCTCCAGCACCGAATCCCGGCGTAATCGCTCGGCCAGATGCCGCCGGGCCATCTCCAGCACCGCCTGCAACTGGGCGAACTTTGCCGGACCCAAGCCCAATTGGCTGCTGAAGGCCCGTAGATCGGCCTCCAGTAAAGTGCGCAGACTGCCGAATTGACTCAACAGGTGTCGCGCCAGGTCTACCGCGCTTTTGCCGGACACGCCGGTCCGTAGAAAGATTGCCAGCAGCTCAGCATCAGAAAGACTCGCCGAACCTTGTTCAAGAAGCTTCTCTCGCGGCCGCTCTGCTGCCGGCCAATCGCGAATGCTCATAGCACCTCCATGTCTGTGGGCGCCGCTGTTCCGTAGCGGTCGCTGTGATATCGTAGCCCATCTTTTTTGCGGGCGAATTCATCCCTGGGGAGGGGGTTTCGCCATGCAGTCATCAACGAAATGAAAGGCAGACCTATGCAGCGGCTGTATCGGAAACGCATCGTTCTGGGCGTCGGTGGCGGTATTGCTGCCTACAAGAGCGCCGACCTGGTTCGCCGCCTGATCGATCAGGGCGCCGAAGTGCGCGTGGTCATGACCCGTGGCGGCAGCGAGTTCATTACCCCGCTGACCATGCAGGCCTTGTCCGGGCACCCGGTCCACCTCGATCTGCTGGACCCGGCGGCCGAAGCCGCCATGGGCCACATCGAGCTGGCCAAATGGGCCGACCTGGTGCTGATCGCCCCTGCCACCGCAGACTTGATCGCCCGCTTGGCCCAAGGCATTGCCAATGACCTGCTGACCACCTTGGTGCTGGCCACCGACGCCGTGGTCGCCGTTGCACCGGCGATGAACCAGGCCATGTGGCGCGACCCGGCGACCCAAGCCAACCTGCAATTGCTCGAAAGCCGTGGCTTCAAGTCCTTTGGTCCAGCCTCCGGCAGCCAGGCCTGCGGCGACGTCGGCATGGGCCGCATGCTCGAAGCCACCGACCTCGCCCAGTGCGCGGCAGACTGCTTCCAGCGTCAGGCACTGACCGGCAAACACGTACTGATTACCGCCGGCCCGACCCAGGAAAACATCGACCCGGTGCGCTACATCACCAACCACAGCTCCGGCAAAATGGGCTTTGCCCTGGCCGAAGCCGCAGTGGAAGCCGGCGCCCGCGTAACGCTGATCACCGGCCCGGTGCACCTGCCGACCCCGGATCGCGTCACCCGCATCGATGTGGTCAGCGCCCGCGACATGCTCGCCGCCTGTGAAGCCGCGATCCCTTGCGACCTGTTCATTGCTTCGGCAGCGGTCGCGGACTACCGCCCGGAAGTCGTCGCCCCACAGAAACTCAAGAAAGACCCTACGAACGGCGACGGCTTGTTGCTACAGATGGTGCGTAACCCAGACATCCTGGCCACCATCGCCACGCGCCCCGACCGTCCGTTCAGTGTCGGTTTCGCCGCCGAAACCGAACACCTGCTCGATTACGCTGCGCGCAAGTTGAAAGACAAGAACCTCGATTTGATCGTCGCCAATGACGTCGCCAACCCGAGTATTGGCTTCAACAGCGAAGAAAACGCCTGCAGCGTGATCGATCGTGAATTGCACGCCACACTTTTCGCCCAGACCAGCAAGAGCAAGATTGCTCGCCAGCTGATCACTTTTATCGCCGACCGTCTGAACCAGGTTTAATTTACATGCACGCTTTGCAAGCCAAGATCCTCGACCCCCGCATCGGCACCGACTTCCCGCTGCCGCAGTACGCCACCCCAGGCTCCGCCGGCCTCGACCTGCGCGCCATGCTGGAAAAAGACACCGTGATCAAGCCGGGCGAAACCCTGCTGATCCCGACCGGCCTGTCCGTCTACATCGGCGATCCAGGCCTGGCGGCGCTGATTCTGCCGCGCTCAGGCCTGGGCCATAAGCACGGCATCGTGCTGGGCAACCTGGTCGGCCTGATCGACTCCGATTACCAGGGTCCACTGATGGTTTCGTGCTGGAACCGTGGCCAGACCGATTTCAACATGGTGGTCGGCGAGCGTCTGGCTCAACTGGTTTTGGTGCCGGTAGTTCAAGCGCACTTCGAAATGGTCGAAGAGTTCGTTGA is a window of Pseudomonas sp. 10S4 DNA encoding:
- the coaBC gene encoding bifunctional phosphopantothenoylcysteine decarboxylase/phosphopantothenate--cysteine ligase CoaBC, producing the protein MQRLYRKRIVLGVGGGIAAYKSADLVRRLIDQGAEVRVVMTRGGSEFITPLTMQALSGHPVHLDLLDPAAEAAMGHIELAKWADLVLIAPATADLIARLAQGIANDLLTTLVLATDAVVAVAPAMNQAMWRDPATQANLQLLESRGFKSFGPASGSQACGDVGMGRMLEATDLAQCAADCFQRQALTGKHVLITAGPTQENIDPVRYITNHSSGKMGFALAEAAVEAGARVTLITGPVHLPTPDRVTRIDVVSARDMLAACEAAIPCDLFIASAAVADYRPEVVAPQKLKKDPTNGDGLLLQMVRNPDILATIATRPDRPFSVGFAAETEHLLDYAARKLKDKNLDLIVANDVANPSIGFNSEENACSVIDRELHATLFAQTSKSKIARQLITFIADRLNQV
- the rpmG gene encoding 50S ribosomal protein L33 — protein: MRELIRLISSAGTGHFYTTDKNKRTTPDKIEIKKFDPVVRKHVIYKEGKIK
- a CDS encoding cupin domain-containing protein → MNIQDVVDFSQATTQPDRYRPDPAKVLKGDPEQAVYNHYNSPCGQMSAGVWEGEIGQWLVNYTEHEYCEIVQGVSVLRDNDGNSKTLRAGDRFVIPAGFRGTWEVLEACRKIYVVFEQKA
- the radC gene encoding RadC family protein; amino-acid sequence: MSIRDWPAAERPREKLLEQGSASLSDAELLAIFLRTGVSGKSAVDLARHLLSQFGSLRTLLEADLRAFSSQLGLGPAKFAQLQAVLEMARRHLAERLRRDSVLESPLAVRDYLKAMLRHEPHEVFGCLFLDSKHRVLAFEALFRGSIDSTSVYPRQVVKRALAHNAAALILCHNHPSGNTDPSQADRMLTKRLQEALELIDVRVLDHFIIGDGDPLSMAEYGWM
- the dut gene encoding dUTP diphosphatase is translated as MHALQAKILDPRIGTDFPLPQYATPGSAGLDLRAMLEKDTVIKPGETLLIPTGLSVYIGDPGLAALILPRSGLGHKHGIVLGNLVGLIDSDYQGPLMVSCWNRGQTDFNMVVGERLAQLVLVPVVQAHFEMVEEFVETERGAGGFGHSGSH
- the rpmB gene encoding 50S ribosomal protein L28, encoding MSRVCQVTGKGPVTGNNISHANNKTRRRFLPNLQHHRFWVEEEKRFVRLRVSAKGMRIIDKRGITVVLAEIRKAGKI